The following proteins come from a genomic window of Gemmatimonas sp.:
- a CDS encoding bifunctional homocysteine S-methyltransferase/methylenetetrahydrofolate reductase produces the protein MPSPPPSTVSAASSAPSAPSARAALIARLLDPNEVIVFDGAMGTMLYAKGVFINQCYDELVLRAPDMVREVHAAYVKAGAEVIETNTFGANRAKLTHYGLESQVADINRRAAIVAREAAGAERLVAGAVGPLGVRLEPYGPTSRDEARAMFREQMQALADGSADCFVLETFADLEELEQAIRAARDVNAAMPVIAQATVGPELRTAYGASPEDVARVLDKWGVDVIGLNCSVGPQTILEAIERMATVTSRKLSAQPNAGMPREVGGRSMYMASPEYMATYARHLIQAGAKIVGGCCGTTPEHIKAMVEGVRPLAPRSRVTVGSPAHDTGSTAGVVGRSPAPLAERSRLGGKLAAGTFVTSVEIVPPRGVDTAKLELDAQALARAGVDAINVPDGPRAQSRMGAIATSLIIERHGIEAVTHYACRDRNLLGMLSDLLGASALGLRNLLLVTGDPPKMGPYPDATAVFDIDAIGLTNLVSQLNRGLDPGRNPIGEPTRFVIGVGVNPAAIDPEHELRRFHWKVEAGAEYAITQPVFDPAQLEAFLRRVEGLRIPVIAGIWPLVSARNAEFLANEVPGVTVPDAVLDRMRRASAVSKEHAVAEGIAIAREMLAGVRDAVQGVQVSAPFGKAELAVDVLA, from the coding sequence ATGCCCAGCCCGCCGCCCTCGACCGTATCCGCCGCCTCGTCGGCACCTTCCGCGCCTTCCGCGCGTGCCGCGCTCATCGCCCGTCTGCTGGACCCCAATGAGGTCATCGTGTTCGATGGCGCCATGGGGACGATGCTCTATGCCAAGGGCGTGTTCATCAATCAGTGCTACGATGAACTCGTGCTGCGTGCCCCGGATATGGTCCGCGAGGTGCACGCGGCATATGTGAAGGCCGGCGCCGAGGTCATCGAGACCAATACGTTCGGCGCCAATCGTGCCAAGCTCACGCACTACGGCCTCGAATCGCAGGTGGCGGACATCAACCGGCGGGCAGCCATCGTGGCGCGTGAGGCGGCAGGCGCGGAGCGTCTGGTGGCAGGTGCCGTTGGTCCGTTGGGGGTGCGGCTCGAGCCCTACGGCCCCACAAGTCGTGACGAGGCGCGTGCCATGTTCCGCGAGCAGATGCAGGCGCTCGCCGACGGCAGCGCCGACTGTTTCGTGTTGGAGACCTTTGCGGATCTCGAGGAGCTCGAACAGGCGATTCGTGCCGCCCGGGACGTCAACGCGGCGATGCCTGTCATTGCGCAGGCCACGGTGGGTCCCGAGTTGCGTACGGCCTACGGAGCCTCACCGGAAGACGTGGCGCGCGTGCTCGACAAATGGGGCGTGGATGTCATCGGGCTGAACTGCTCGGTTGGCCCGCAGACGATCCTCGAGGCCATCGAACGCATGGCCACCGTCACGAGCAGGAAGTTGAGCGCGCAGCCGAATGCCGGCATGCCGCGTGAGGTGGGGGGGCGCAGCATGTACATGGCCAGCCCGGAGTACATGGCGACCTATGCGCGTCATCTCATTCAGGCGGGCGCGAAGATTGTCGGCGGCTGCTGCGGCACCACCCCCGAGCACATCAAGGCCATGGTCGAGGGCGTGCGCCCTCTGGCGCCGCGGTCCCGAGTGACCGTCGGCTCCCCGGCCCACGACACCGGTTCGACGGCCGGGGTGGTCGGCCGTTCGCCGGCGCCGCTCGCGGAACGCTCGCGCCTGGGGGGCAAGCTGGCGGCGGGGACCTTTGTCACCAGTGTGGAGATTGTTCCGCCGCGCGGGGTGGATACCGCCAAGCTGGAATTGGACGCACAGGCACTGGCCCGCGCGGGCGTTGACGCCATCAACGTTCCGGATGGTCCGCGCGCCCAGAGCCGCATGGGCGCCATTGCCACCAGTCTCATCATCGAACGGCACGGGATCGAGGCCGTCACCCACTATGCCTGTCGAGACCGCAACCTCCTAGGTATGCTCAGCGACCTGCTGGGGGCCTCGGCCCTCGGCCTGCGGAACCTGTTGCTCGTCACCGGCGACCCACCAAAGATGGGACCGTATCCCGACGCGACGGCGGTCTTCGACATCGACGCCATCGGCCTCACCAACCTGGTGAGCCAGTTGAACCGCGGCCTCGACCCGGGACGCAATCCCATTGGCGAACCCACCCGCTTCGTGATCGGCGTTGGGGTCAATCCCGCCGCCATCGATCCGGAGCACGAGCTGCGCCGTTTCCACTGGAAAGTGGAAGCCGGTGCGGAGTATGCGATTACCCAACCGGTGTTCGATCCCGCGCAGCTCGAGGCGTTCCTGCGCCGCGTCGAGGGGCTGCGCATTCCGGTGATCGCCGGCATCTGGCCCCTCGTGAGCGCGCGCAACGCCGAGTTCCTGGCCAACGAGGTGCCGGGGGTCACCGTGCCCGACGCCGTGCTCGATCGCATGCGCCGCGCGAGTGCCGTGAGCAAGGAGCATGCAGTCGCGGAGGGGATCGCCATAGCCCGAGAGATGCTGGCCGGTGTGCGCGACGCAGTGCAGGGTGTTCAGGTCTCGGCACCGTTCGGCAAGGCCGAACTCGCGGTGGACGTCCTTGCATAA
- a CDS encoding glycosyltransferase yields MSEPMRVVVVNQSGGLYGIERMLLALLPVLRARGVDVTFLALCREEDEGGALGRLLREQGIPVHFVPITRFVGFGPLRRVVATLRAGDPHVVHVHGYKAATAVGLARLFWRRPVLATVHSESASSTDMRAAMLAETTFCRSFEKVIAVSTGVLRDLQQRGVARDRLAIIQNGIVDRFAVVSADPRGERDPARIVAVGRLVPVKRFAAAIHSVAALVRRGHPCTLQIVGDGPLRPELERLADALGVSAHVQFVGFVDDVTPFLAGASIFAMPSASEGAPMALLEAMAAGCAIVASRVGGIPDIIRHEEDALLIDPTDETTLTRALERLLLDASLRERFGTNARRRFLEEFEAQRMTARYVDAYSAVAAGDA; encoded by the coding sequence GTGAGTGAACCCATGCGGGTCGTAGTCGTGAACCAGAGCGGGGGGCTGTACGGCATCGAACGCATGCTGCTGGCGCTGCTGCCGGTGCTGCGGGCTCGCGGCGTCGACGTCACCTTTCTGGCCTTGTGCCGAGAAGAAGACGAGGGGGGCGCGCTGGGGCGGCTCTTGCGCGAGCAGGGTATTCCCGTCCACTTCGTGCCCATAACGCGGTTCGTGGGCTTCGGGCCGCTGCGCCGCGTCGTCGCCACGCTGCGGGCAGGTGATCCGCACGTCGTGCACGTACATGGATACAAGGCCGCGACGGCGGTGGGGCTCGCCCGCCTGTTCTGGCGCCGGCCGGTCCTGGCCACGGTACACAGTGAGTCCGCGTCGTCCACCGATATGCGCGCCGCGATGCTCGCCGAAACGACGTTCTGCAGATCGTTCGAAAAGGTCATCGCGGTCTCGACGGGCGTGCTGCGCGATCTGCAGCAGCGGGGCGTTGCGCGCGATCGGCTTGCCATCATTCAAAATGGCATCGTGGATCGTTTTGCTGTGGTGTCAGCAGATCCGCGCGGCGAACGTGACCCCGCGCGCATCGTGGCGGTCGGCCGCCTGGTGCCTGTCAAGCGCTTTGCCGCCGCCATCCACTCCGTTGCCGCGCTCGTTCGACGGGGACACCCCTGCACGCTGCAGATCGTCGGTGATGGCCCACTGCGTCCAGAGCTGGAACGCCTCGCCGACGCGCTGGGCGTGTCCGCGCATGTCCAGTTTGTGGGGTTCGTCGATGACGTGACCCCGTTTCTCGCGGGCGCCTCGATCTTCGCCATGCCCTCCGCGAGCGAAGGAGCCCCCATGGCGCTCCTCGAGGCCATGGCGGCGGGGTGCGCGATCGTGGCGTCACGCGTGGGGGGGATCCCCGACATCATCCGGCACGAGGAGGACGCGCTCCTCATCGATCCCACGGACGAGACCACCTTGACGAGGGCCCTCGAACGGCTGCTGCTCGACGCGTCGCTGCGCGAGCGGTTCGGCACCAACGCGCGCCGTCGCTTCCTCGAAGAGTTCGAAGCACAGCGCATGACGGCCCGGTATGTGGATGCGTATTCCGCCGTGGCGGCCGGCGACGCGTAA
- the metH gene encoding methionine synthase: protein MALLRRRAAFEAALASRILVLDGAMGTMLQRHRLTEDDYRGLGTTDRFAEWPRDVKGNNDLLVLTQPDLVASVHREYLEAGADMLETNTFNANAISMADYGMEALSYELNVAGAALARRVCDEVERQDPTRPRWVAGVLGPTNRTASISPEVENPGARNVTFDELVAAYLEATRGLVDGGADILMVETIFDTLNAKAALFAIETFFEQSGMTMPVMISGTITDASGRTLSGQTAEAFWASMAHVRPVSIGLNCALGAAQLRGYVQELSRIADCHISAHPNAGLPNAFGGYDETPNMMAEHIAEWARSGLLNIVGGCCGTSPEFIAAIAKAVEGVPPRRVPQVEPLLRLSGLEPFTVGPTTNFVNVGERTNVTGSARFARLILEGNYTEALAVARQQVENGAQLIDVNMDEGLLDAQHAMVTFLNLVASEPDISRVPIMVDSSKWSVIEAGLKCLQGKGIVNSISLKEGEAEFLRQARLVRHYGAAVIVMAFDELGQADTVERKVEICTRAYHLLTQQVGFPPQDIIFDPNIFAIGTGIEEHAGYAVAYFEATRQIKATLPHAKISGGVSNVSFSFRGNNPLREAIHAVFLYHGIRAGMDMGIVNAGALVPFEDIPLDLRDRVEDLVLNRRPDATERIMEVAEQLRGTGKSGGAEEAAWRSLPVEERLTHALVHGIDAHVVADTEEARQTVAHPIEVIEGPLMRGMNVVGDLFGAGKLFLPQVVKSARVMKKAVAHLIPYIEQRKTADTKTNGRVLMATVKGDVHDIGKNIVGVVLQCNGYEVVDMGVMQPCAAILDKAREVNADVIGLSGLITPSLEEMSFLASEMERQGFTIPLLIGGATTSKAHTALKIEPEYRGPVVHVLDASRAVGVTSNLLSDERREAYVAEVRRDYAAIRDARSARGGAERLVSLADARANRARIDLSVPVPVPTFTGARTLAPYPLDDLVSFIDWTPFFQTWELAGHYPEILDDPVVGPSARTLFADAQAMLHRLVTDGRIEARAAFGFWPAHAIGDDITLYTDATATEPLATLHMLRQQLDKKGDGRPNFCLADFVAPVASGVVDYVGAFAVTTGHGVEALAAEYRAAHDDYGAILVQALADRLAEAFAERLHQRVRTEFWGYAAGETLTNEGLIKESYQGIRPAPGYPACPDHAEKGTLFTLLDVPARAGMTLTESFAMFPAASVSGWYFWRPESRYFGVGPMAEDQQRDYRERTTRGRALVAVNAPMTAT, encoded by the coding sequence ATGGCGCTCCTGCGCCGTCGTGCCGCTTTCGAGGCCGCGCTTGCCTCACGCATCCTCGTGCTCGATGGGGCCATGGGCACCATGCTGCAGCGTCACCGGCTCACCGAAGATGATTATCGGGGCCTCGGCACAACAGACCGCTTCGCCGAGTGGCCGCGCGACGTGAAGGGCAACAACGACCTGCTGGTTCTGACCCAGCCGGATCTGGTTGCGAGCGTCCACCGGGAGTACCTGGAGGCCGGGGCCGACATGCTCGAAACCAACACCTTCAATGCCAACGCCATCTCCATGGCCGATTACGGGATGGAGGCGCTGAGCTACGAGCTGAACGTGGCGGGTGCCGCGCTGGCGCGTCGCGTCTGCGACGAGGTCGAGCGGCAGGATCCCACCCGCCCGCGGTGGGTGGCCGGCGTGCTGGGCCCCACCAATCGTACGGCGTCCATTTCCCCCGAGGTGGAGAACCCGGGGGCGCGCAACGTGACGTTCGACGAATTGGTGGCCGCCTACCTCGAGGCGACGCGTGGGCTGGTTGATGGCGGCGCCGACATCCTGATGGTGGAAACCATCTTTGACACGCTGAACGCCAAGGCCGCCCTCTTCGCGATCGAGACCTTTTTCGAGCAGTCGGGGATGACGATGCCGGTGATGATCTCCGGTACCATCACCGACGCGTCCGGGCGTACGCTGTCAGGGCAAACCGCCGAAGCGTTCTGGGCCTCCATGGCGCACGTGCGCCCGGTCTCCATCGGCCTCAACTGTGCGCTTGGCGCCGCGCAGCTCCGCGGCTATGTGCAGGAGCTCAGCCGCATCGCGGACTGTCACATCTCCGCCCACCCCAACGCGGGACTCCCGAACGCCTTCGGCGGCTACGACGAAACGCCGAATATGATGGCCGAGCACATTGCCGAGTGGGCACGGAGCGGGCTGCTGAACATCGTGGGCGGCTGCTGCGGGACCAGCCCCGAGTTCATCGCGGCCATTGCCAAGGCCGTGGAGGGCGTGCCACCGCGACGCGTGCCGCAGGTGGAGCCGCTGCTGCGCCTCAGTGGGCTCGAGCCGTTCACCGTGGGCCCCACCACGAACTTCGTGAACGTGGGTGAGCGCACCAACGTGACCGGCTCGGCCCGCTTCGCCAGGCTCATTCTCGAGGGCAACTACACTGAGGCGCTGGCCGTGGCGCGCCAGCAGGTGGAGAACGGCGCGCAGCTGATCGACGTGAACATGGACGAAGGGCTGCTCGATGCGCAGCACGCCATGGTCACGTTCCTCAACCTCGTGGCCAGCGAGCCCGACATCTCTCGCGTGCCCATCATGGTCGACTCCAGCAAGTGGAGCGTCATTGAGGCCGGACTCAAGTGCCTGCAGGGCAAGGGTATCGTGAACTCCATCTCCCTCAAGGAGGGAGAAGCGGAGTTTCTGCGTCAGGCGCGCCTCGTCCGCCACTACGGCGCCGCGGTCATCGTGATGGCCTTCGACGAGCTAGGGCAGGCCGATACGGTGGAGCGCAAGGTGGAGATCTGCACGCGCGCCTACCACCTGCTCACGCAGCAGGTCGGGTTCCCGCCGCAGGACATCATCTTCGATCCCAACATCTTCGCGATCGGTACCGGCATCGAGGAGCACGCCGGCTACGCCGTGGCGTACTTCGAGGCCACACGGCAGATCAAGGCCACGCTGCCGCACGCCAAGATCAGCGGCGGCGTGAGCAACGTGAGCTTCTCCTTCCGCGGCAACAATCCGCTGCGCGAGGCCATACACGCGGTGTTCCTGTACCACGGCATTCGGGCCGGCATGGACATGGGCATCGTGAACGCCGGCGCGCTCGTGCCGTTCGAAGACATCCCGCTCGATCTGCGTGATCGTGTGGAGGATCTGGTCCTCAACCGTCGTCCCGACGCCACCGAGCGCATCATGGAGGTGGCGGAACAGCTGCGAGGCACAGGGAAAAGCGGAGGCGCTGAGGAAGCGGCGTGGCGTTCTCTCCCGGTTGAGGAGCGGCTCACGCACGCGCTGGTACATGGGATTGACGCGCACGTCGTGGCCGACACCGAAGAGGCGCGTCAGACGGTGGCGCATCCCATCGAAGTGATCGAAGGGCCACTCATGCGAGGCATGAACGTGGTGGGTGACCTGTTCGGTGCGGGCAAGCTGTTCCTGCCGCAGGTGGTGAAGAGCGCGCGCGTGATGAAGAAGGCCGTGGCGCATCTCATCCCCTACATCGAGCAGCGCAAGACGGCCGACACCAAGACCAACGGGCGCGTGCTCATGGCCACGGTGAAGGGCGATGTGCACGACATCGGCAAGAACATCGTGGGCGTGGTGCTGCAGTGCAACGGCTACGAGGTGGTGGACATGGGCGTGATGCAGCCCTGTGCGGCCATTCTCGACAAGGCGCGTGAGGTGAACGCCGACGTGATCGGCTTGAGTGGCCTCATCACGCCCAGCCTTGAGGAGATGAGCTTCCTGGCCAGTGAAATGGAGCGGCAGGGATTCACCATTCCCTTGCTCATTGGCGGGGCCACCACCAGCAAGGCCCACACGGCGCTCAAGATCGAGCCTGAGTACCGTGGGCCGGTGGTGCATGTGCTGGATGCGTCGCGCGCCGTCGGCGTGACCAGCAACCTGCTGAGCGACGAGCGGCGCGAAGCGTACGTGGCGGAGGTGCGACGGGACTACGCCGCCATCCGCGACGCGCGGAGCGCCCGCGGTGGCGCGGAGCGTCTGGTGTCACTGGCAGACGCGCGCGCCAACCGGGCGCGCATCGACCTGTCCGTCCCGGTGCCCGTCCCCACGTTCACCGGCGCACGTACGCTGGCGCCATATCCGCTTGACGATCTCGTGTCGTTCATCGACTGGACGCCGTTCTTCCAGACGTGGGAGCTGGCAGGCCACTACCCGGAGATCCTCGACGATCCGGTGGTGGGGCCCTCGGCGCGCACGCTGTTCGCCGACGCCCAGGCCATGCTCCATCGCCTGGTGACCGACGGCCGAATCGAAGCGCGCGCGGCGTTCGGCTTCTGGCCGGCCCATGCCATCGGCGACGACATCACGCTGTACACCGACGCCACCGCCACCGAACCGCTGGCCACGCTGCACATGCTGCGCCAACAGCTCGACAAGAAGGGTGATGGACGGCCGAACTTCTGCCTGGCCGATTTCGTGGCGCCCGTGGCTAGCGGTGTCGTCGATTACGTCGGGGCGTTTGCCGTGACCACCGGGCACGGGGTGGAGGCGCTGGCCGCGGAGTATCGCGCGGCGCACGATGACTACGGGGCAATCCTGGTACAGGCGCTGGCCGATCGCCTGGCCGAAGCGTTCGCGGAACGGTTGCACCAGCGCGTCCGCACGGAGTTCTGGGGCTATGCGGCCGGGGAGACCCTCACCAACGAGGGGCTCATCAAGGAGAGCTATCAGGGGATACGTCCCGCGCCGGGCTATCCCGCGTGCCCCGATCATGCGGAAAAGGGCACCCTGTTCACGCTCCTGGATGTACCGGCGCGCGCCGGCATGACGCTCACGGAGAGCTTCGCGATGTTTCCGGCGGCCAGTGTGAGCGGCTGGTACTTCTGGCGGCCCGAGAGTCGCTATTTCGGTGTCGGCCCGATGGCTGAGGACCAGCAGCGGGACTACCGGGAGCGCACCACGCGTGGGCGCGCCCTCGTGGCCGTCAACGCGCCGATGACGGCAACGTGA
- a CDS encoding PQQ-binding-like beta-propeller repeat protein, whose translation MPAAVIAVVAVPTAWIARPDLVQKARELGVRRTLAKAWDRVRRGGLTAVVGEALTVPKDFIPTVGGTLTYSLADSSGMPPREDAAARNALPEFVDVPGVDVAQLPPSTAPEPVERGWYRSGADAQSTKYSALDQITVSNVRQLQVAWSYSLGTDVGDSTKTGPTVQTNPVVVGTHLFLTSVEGDLVAVHAATGKELWRTPLPAPVAKRGLVWEPNPDFTASRLFVPTSRGVYAVRAADGTVIKEFGTEGVVGTNASLIAPVIVGDRLVVATLEPAVEAYDLRTGTRLWSRSLLSKPGGQPAALDGAAPWGGISADVQRGIAYVSTGNPRPAMIGSSRPGKNDYSCSVVAIDTKTGAVRWSFQEVEHDLWDLDLPAAPVLTTITREGRTVDVVAVLTKRGNTLLLDRDGGRPIFGYQRRRTPTSSIPGEQTAAYQPVFTLPEPFSRDEFTRDQITDISESARRTAEDKLRDARFGFFEPPVIGGKIAFYGVHGGAEWPGGAVDPRKGILYVPSTQVPWVIRVQYADVKATSKSGADLLGNTLYQSTCASCHGASRSGSYEWEGAGDAYVPSLVGITFLRRRDQLESPADFAARHERAGKRPAVTATNLQQLYDYFATLDQRADRQRSLSLSAFWQLVLDDRGHPASRPPWGQLTALDLNSGRKLWQVPFGRLDGVRPDGKPVLGLQNIGGVTATAGGLLFATGTTDNMVRAFEAASGAELWAYRLPAAGSTMPTVYDVNGTQYVVVVATGGAYKGFSGRSDRVIAFTLPSSAR comes from the coding sequence ATGCCTGCGGCGGTTATCGCCGTGGTCGCCGTTCCCACCGCGTGGATTGCGCGCCCCGATCTCGTGCAGAAGGCGCGTGAGCTGGGTGTGCGTCGTACGCTGGCCAAAGCGTGGGACCGCGTCCGGCGCGGCGGGCTCACGGCGGTGGTCGGTGAAGCTCTGACGGTTCCCAAGGATTTCATTCCGACCGTCGGTGGGACGTTGACGTACTCGCTGGCGGATTCCTCGGGCATGCCGCCCCGGGAAGACGCCGCTGCCCGTAACGCCCTGCCGGAATTCGTCGATGTACCGGGCGTCGATGTGGCGCAGCTGCCGCCAAGTACCGCACCGGAACCGGTGGAGCGTGGCTGGTATCGGAGCGGCGCGGACGCCCAGTCCACGAAGTACTCCGCGCTCGATCAGATCACGGTGAGCAACGTGCGACAGCTCCAAGTGGCGTGGAGCTACTCCCTGGGCACCGACGTTGGCGACTCCACCAAGACGGGCCCTACCGTGCAGACCAATCCGGTGGTCGTCGGCACGCACCTTTTCCTGACCAGCGTCGAAGGGGACCTCGTGGCCGTCCATGCCGCGACCGGCAAGGAGCTGTGGCGCACGCCGCTGCCGGCACCGGTGGCCAAGCGCGGCCTGGTGTGGGAACCCAATCCGGACTTCACCGCGTCACGGCTGTTCGTGCCCACCAGCCGCGGGGTGTACGCGGTCCGTGCCGCCGATGGCACGGTGATCAAGGAGTTCGGCACCGAAGGCGTGGTGGGCACCAATGCCTCGCTGATCGCCCCCGTCATCGTCGGTGATCGTCTGGTGGTGGCCACCCTCGAGCCGGCGGTGGAAGCATACGATCTGCGCACGGGCACTCGCCTCTGGTCGCGGTCCCTTCTGTCGAAGCCCGGCGGACAGCCTGCCGCGTTGGACGGCGCGGCCCCCTGGGGAGGCATATCGGCCGATGTGCAGCGCGGGATCGCGTACGTCTCCACGGGCAACCCCCGACCGGCCATGATCGGGTCCAGTCGACCGGGCAAGAACGACTACTCGTGCAGCGTGGTCGCCATCGACACGAAGACCGGAGCGGTGCGCTGGAGCTTTCAGGAAGTCGAACACGACCTGTGGGATCTCGACCTTCCGGCCGCCCCCGTGCTGACCACCATCACGCGCGAAGGGCGAACAGTCGACGTGGTGGCCGTCCTCACCAAGCGTGGCAACACCCTGCTGCTCGATCGCGATGGCGGCCGCCCCATCTTTGGTTACCAGCGTCGACGAACCCCCACGTCGTCCATTCCCGGCGAGCAGACGGCCGCGTACCAGCCGGTGTTCACGCTGCCCGAGCCCTTTTCGCGCGACGAGTTCACCCGCGACCAGATCACGGACATCTCGGAAAGCGCGCGGCGGACCGCCGAAGACAAGCTGCGGGATGCTCGCTTCGGTTTCTTCGAACCACCAGTCATTGGCGGCAAGATCGCGTTCTACGGCGTGCACGGTGGCGCCGAGTGGCCGGGGGGTGCTGTGGATCCGCGCAAGGGCATTCTGTATGTCCCGTCGACGCAGGTCCCGTGGGTGATTCGTGTCCAATACGCGGACGTGAAGGCGACCAGCAAGTCCGGCGCAGACCTTCTGGGGAACACCCTGTACCAGTCCACCTGCGCCTCGTGCCACGGTGCAAGCCGCAGTGGTTCGTACGAGTGGGAGGGCGCGGGCGACGCCTACGTCCCCTCGCTCGTCGGTATCACCTTCCTTCGTCGCCGCGATCAACTGGAGTCGCCCGCCGACTTCGCCGCGCGCCACGAACGGGCCGGCAAGCGCCCGGCGGTCACGGCCACGAACCTGCAGCAGCTGTACGACTACTTCGCGACGCTCGACCAACGCGCCGACCGGCAGCGTTCCCTGTCCCTGAGCGCGTTCTGGCAGCTGGTGCTCGACGATCGGGGACACCCGGCCAGTCGGCCGCCGTGGGGGCAGCTGACGGCGCTGGACCTCAACAGCGGACGCAAGCTGTGGCAGGTCCCGTTCGGACGCCTGGACGGCGTTCGCCCTGACGGCAAGCCGGTGCTGGGGTTGCAGAACATCGGCGGTGTAACGGCGACGGCCGGCGGGCTGCTCTTTGCGACGGGCACGACCGACAACATGGTCCGGGCCTTCGAGGCCGCCAGCGGCGCCGAGCTGTGGGCGTACCGGTTGCCCGCCGCCGGTTCCACCATGCCCACGGTCTACGACGTGAACGGCACGCAGTACGTGGTGGTGGTCGCAACAGGCGGCGCCTACAAGGGCTTCTCGGGGCGCTCCGATCGCGTGATCGCGTTCACGTTGCCGTCATCGGCGCGTTGA